The window AGTCACAATGTAGTCACATGACTTTCTCATGCCACTGATCACTCCGCTTTCTCCGGGTTCGCTGACAGCCATATGAATGTGTTGCCGTTTCATTTTGGACAGTCCCATTTTTTTAATTGTGTTGATGCATTTGTCATAAGTTCCGTGGATTGCGAACGGTAGTTCTCCTTCTTTTAACTGAACAATATCTAAGTTGGGAACCGGAATTGAATGACCTTGATTCGCACGAATATAGCTGCTTCCATCTTTTTCAAGTATCGAAAATCGTTGCTTATCGTTTTCTTCAACAACCTTGGTAATATCCTCAAAAGTAAAACCTCTAAACTTGGAATGACTAAGAATGTCAGCGATGCTTACAAAACCACAGTCTGAAATTGTCAAGCCCTCTTTTTCTGCACCATGTCGGAGTGTGTATGAGAGAAGCTTTGAAAGTTTCACGTTATGGCCTTCTGCTTTATGATCACTCCTTTGATGAGATCTTTTTGTTTTACTGGCCATTTCTGGATGAAAAACAATTATGTACAATTTGTTTCATAAAATACAAACTTAAGCAGAAAGTAAAACTTCTGCCACACCACTTTTACTCCAACCTACCCATATACTCTTTATATCTAATAGACCACCGCTGAAAAAATGGAACCCATTATCTCTGAGCAGATTTAATCGTAACTACATACTAGGGTTAGCAAAAAGTATTCTCCTAAAGTAAACTGCCTTATGCCGCGATAGAAAGAAAAGACTagaaaatattatcaaaacgATGGAATCTTAAAAAGTTGCATTTACTCTAAGCTGCAGgtttgcttaaaggttgacttgcaataaaattcacattacagttatttggtatcaaaagattcaccatatcttactctgttgtgttgtaggtgccaaatatgtggaaatgtgattacaagctcttaaaaggtcaaaaacgaaaagccgccgtagattggaatctgtttatttatctgacgtagtcattccagtttggttatcgtcttgtcacgtatgttctcacgtgaactgaaaggccaataaaaagcttaatgtaaaacttatcgtagcattagtttatgacaaacacttcggattttactgaagaccccgtatcaaatatagatgctagcTACTTaagttttctttcggcattattcaatcgtcaagtcgtaatttgatcacgtgacccaatacttcgcaaataatttttgcagctcttttcgaTTATCGCAGATaactaacaggctcgtcatgattatcagacaatgatatatactccttcgaggtaaggttaaaaagtttaacgattttttacggtaagttataagatatcagtgctaaaagtgacagcattacaatgacgataaaacagacgcgtaaaaacaatagacatggtttcattgaatgcgtgaagtatatttgtgaaaatatttcgacgaatgaggttgcatgaaagtgtaaacagaaaccatcctgtaacaactacgtcaaattttagcagttttgaaaagcgaatccaaactacagcggtctcgtgtggctgcgattaaatgttcgttttttgcttttaagagcttgtaatcacattcccatacattttgcacctacaacacagcagagtaagacatggtgaatctgttgataccaaataactgtaatgtgaattttgttgcaagtcaacctttaaggaaggTATGGCAATGACAAAATGTACGCAGTTTTCAACAAAATTACAGAATGGACAACCATATTTAAATCCAATGCAATAGAATTTCAATagcaatttatataatatatttaacaattcAGAATGCCCTCGTCAAATCAATTAGTCAAGTCTATAATGAACCCAGTATTGCTATTAATACTACAATGTAGCTGTCAACTCGGCTAGCTGAAGtattttttgaataattatCTTGCTATGCTTTATACCTAATATTTTAAGAATTTCTTGTTTAATTAAGATAAATAAATGTTAAAGATAGCTAAATGATAATCAAGAAAAAACAACGCTTCCTAATAGAGCAGCGAGTGCTTTTATGGGAAcctaatttatatatgtattgctAACAAATTCAACTCGTTCTCTGCCGATGCCAGCAATTATAAACTATGGTATGACGCTAAGATAATCTATTTTaatatcatattattttttctattaataCACCTGATTTTATCAACACTCCCTTTTGAATGTATCATCAGCAAAGGTTTAAATTGAATAGCGCGTATATCAGAATATAAAAAGAAGCCATAACGCCCCAAAACTATTGCGCTACACTGACTTAAAGAAAAATGTTCACATATGTGTAGCTGACAGAATTTGTAAGTTATTTGAAGCTGATTACTGTGTGAGTAATGTTTTAGTTTACAGTTAGACAGACACTAACAGTGCCAATGTTATTAATACTATCTTGCGCTTTTAACGTTATGAAAGAACTTCAGTTATCAATATTATGGAACCATTTAAACAGGGGCACAATAGCATTTTTACACAAGTGCTCTACTGCTATTATAAGAAAAAACATACTACAACAGAAGCACAATGTAATCTACTTCAGCGCCACTGCACAGTCCGAAACACCAAAAAGGCTTTCAAGTGACCAATAACATTTTCGTGCCTTTTTTCTGCATCTAAAATTCTATAGATGTCTGTACTCTTGTGTAGAATTACTGCAGACAATGTCGTATAAATATGATCTAATTGTTGGTCTTCAAGTAGTTCATTTAAACCATTAATATATCTCATGTCAGCAACCGATGCAATTACATACAGATTAAACTCCGAACCTCGACGGGTTTGAAGCTCGACAAGTTTGATTATCGACAACGGTTGATCTTGACAGCGGTTGGTCCCAATCttattataatgataagtaaatttattaatattataattatcatatttttgcattattattttatttatggaaGTTTATAGTCTTACAGTCTAGTCTTATTATTTTCTTGTGTTCATTGATTTTCTCAATGTCCTCTTTTGAGCAGTTCATTTACAATTGTGGTATCACCATTATGATAATGACTATGTAAAGGCATACTATCAATTTAAAACTCGTTCAGCTTTGGCCTATGTACTTCATCAGATAACCACTGGAGGCTATTTCTAGTTTGTGTGTGTAAATTTTCTTCTATCACCGTGATATTGGTTGTGGTACAGTACAGCATAAATTGCCGATATCCAGACCAACCTTTTGTCTAaattcggaccaacctttgtcgagattgggactcgtctaggttcggacttgacgatgttgggactgtttccctTACATACTAGTCTCCGATTAGTATAAGATAGTgtcatttttataataaatactaatgcgattataatttattacaaaatcTGTTTAACAGATCGTTCAGTAGATTCAATCAGTTTACAAAACACCCCATATCTTCACATTTTTAAATCGCTTACTTACACCAGACATTACAGCAGATACAGCAAAACGTTCGTATGACACGTTGATCAGAATTCATTAAATAACTgaatatatgtgtacatacatCCTAATAACTAAAATAACCAACAAGTAGTGTCCCTCTAGTAGCTCGGAAACATTCCAACTTCAAACGTAATAAATAAATAACCGTATGTTGAAACTGTAAAAATGACTGCATAACACAATTTCCGCTCAGTAAAAGGATGGTGAAATAATTTACTCGCGCTAGCTCGGTCCCTTGTTCAATTTTATCGTTGTGCTTTGTAATCGTCCCAGCTGTTGTTCTCAGATTGTAGGTTACAATCAATGTTTACTTTGTAAAGAGTAATACTTTACGCGCTGTAATAGTTTAAGGTCTTGGTCATGGTGTGAGGAGTGTAGCAGACCTTTCTATATTTAATTACAGAAAATGATAACAAAAATGTTATCTCCATCATATACTAAGAGACCGATAACCAATAAATAAAGAGATCGCTACATTAAAAAGAAGCTTCGCTAGAGACGAAGGAAGATGGTGCATTGTATATAAAACGCGCACATGGAACGTAGAACAATTTAGACTGTATTGTCGAGTAGTTAAATATACCAGCTTTGTCGCACTTTATGTAATGTGTTGACTTTCAAACTAAACATAATTAGGTAAGTAGAACGTGATAAAGTTCTAGTTATTCCTGAGTAAAACATATTTAGATGTTTTCATAAACGGTCGTATCGGTTTTACTGGTTGTCTACCTTGTCTTGTATTTGATAAAAGGGTTATTGAAACAGATGTTCAATTATTCTATATTGTGTCAAacaaattttcagtttttcgtAGAACCTCCAGCTAAAATTTTTTAACTGACTAGCTCAGACACTTCCATAAGAGCAAAAGCGAAGTGAATAGAGCTTCGTTGAAGAATTGTCAtttgatattatattaaaatgttcATCAGCTTTGTTCAATAGTCATCTAATGTGAAGTCTAAACTAATCTAAACTGTGTGAAGTCAATGTAAAGTCTATTAAAAATAGATAAGAAAATAAACTGTTGTGAACATGAAAAGATATACAAAGTATAACTGTTGTAAAAAAAGTTATAATGTGCTTATTATAATAGAGTTGACTACCAATAAAATGATTTAGATATATTTAGCAGAGCTAGGTTAAATTTTGACGCTGTTAACTTTCTGTTCAATTACTGCTGACTAAGAATTTTTATTGCTGCCTACACAGTTCACGTAAGTGTATAtagcaaaaattacaaaaaaattaaggCTCTTATTATATTTTGGTGCCATTAAACAACAGATCTTCCACTTGTTGTGTCTGCATAGCTACTCCATAAATTTGTTTCCCCGTAGaacttgaaattaaattttgataATCTTTGATTTTTAGAAATACACGTATTGTAATAGTGGAATAGTATAATTCGTAATGATATGGGGAGATAGTTTGACTATTTTAGTTTCTctattacaaatatttttttcaaatttgaagAAATCAACAGCACAAACTCACTAATCTTTTACAAATCAACAGTGATGTCTTTGCCTAACTTTGAATCTATACTTAGTTTATTATATGGATGTCTATGAATTGCAGGTAGTTTTCAATGTATTTGAATGTTACATACAGACTGTCTTATGCTTTGCATGGTATAAAAAAGGAGAGATGCTGTGTTGCTTGAGCCATAAAGTGAAATCTTTTGATGACTATAGATAGGAGGCTTGCTACGAGTTCATAGAATTGTAGCCAGCTCGCAACAAGACAAAGCCTTGCAAATCTGTTTAATTTGATTAGTCTACTGCTGCAGTCAGATATAAAGAATCTTGTAGCATGTGCTCTCAACTGCTGAAGTTGTTGAACGCTAGGCATTTTGTTGTTTATATGAATAAAAGGAATAAGAATTctggttttttaaattttggtttttgtaaattaaattgtttttcttGCCTTTTGTATGTAACTTTGAATTTGGGTTGTTTACCACAAATGAAAAGATTAAACATAGATAGCATCATTACGACAATTCTACtattttaatgctttgttttaaacaaaaatcaatTGCCAAAAACGAAGTTGCGTATGTCTACAATGTTACATCTAGTAAATATTGGAGATATCGACaaactaaaaagaaaaatattaacttGTTAGAACTCTTGCATGGCTTTTAGAAACCAAACATAGTCATGACCAAAAAGTATTAATTAAAAACCCATCGTTTTGTGACATCATTTGGGTTTTTCTGTTTTACCACCACTCTGCACTACCAGGACCTTACTATCTCTTATATAGTAGGTCGAGAAATCGACCAATCGACCTTAGATCTCATATTGTTCCTCAGAAGATTTTCTATTCTTTGAAACGTTCAACTAAAAGTGAAACCATCACAGCAGTCTCCGGAAGTCTTAAAACTGACTACAATAGCATAGGATAATCTTTTTTGTAGTAGCACAAGCAAATcagttttcatataaaataataataacatggtATTAATTAATgacctaattattatatatgataatgaaataaaatttccacAAAAATACTACCCgacattaatacatgtatattaaaagcCGCACAGTAAAGATATTGATATTTAAAATACACAATGAATCATGGGAACTTGCTCAAATAGATTCAAGCGCCCCAGCCTATCAATGAATTGATCTAAACTTTTGTATCATCAGATTGCTCGAGGACAAAAGGTTATGCTTATCTTTAAAACTCACAGTAGAATCTCTGCCAAATCTTCTTGCATTGACACGACACAAAGTTTATTATCTCAAACCAAATCACCTGCTCAAGCCACATATACACACAATGTAGCACTGCACGGTGAACAAGTACCTGTAGCCCTCAGGTGCAGCCTTCAATTGTGGGCTGATAGTGTCATCTTATATGTCTTGTACTGTCATGCGTGTCACATTGTTGTTAAGAATGCATGTACAGTAAAGCCTCTTTATTTACGGTTCTTCTCTCATGGCTTCAGTTCTCCGCAATGTAAAAAACCGTTTATTAAAacttatgaaaataaataacgattacaaaaaaaattgaaatacataaatctctctcacaccCTGGTCCAGTGAGATCCTTCCACATGCAAATTTGAGCTAGGAGCCGTCGCAGCTCACACTTTCTTGTTAAGTTTTGTGAAATATAAAAGTGCAAAGTGCTTCCGGCACACTTCATCATGCTTCTTAAGCGAACTTGACCCTAAAAATTGTCTAATGAAactaaaaaaaggaaaatgctAATGGTTAATAAAAGAGTGACTTTTAAAATTGGTTTCGATTTTCCGGATTCTTAGTTATCGGTGGAGGCGCCGGTCTGATGAACCGGTGTGAGTGAGGGATTGCTGAACCTCTTGCTAagttttgtaataaaatgt of the Watersipora subatra chromosome 4, tzWatSuba1.1, whole genome shotgun sequence genome contains:
- the LOC137395104 gene encoding tRNA 2'-phosphotransferase 1-like, yielding MASKTKRSHQRSDHKAEGHNVKLSKLLSYTLRHGAEKEGLTISDCGFVSIADILSHSKFRGFTFEDITKVVEENDKQRFSILEKDGSSYIRANQGHSIPVPNLDIVQLKEGELPFAIHGTYDKCINTIKKMGLSKMKRQHIHMAVSEPGESGVISGMRKSCDYIVTVDIARAQADGLKFFRSANNVILTEGDENGLVLPKYFHSVKPRTNN